One window of Eisenibacter elegans DSM 3317 genomic DNA carries:
- a CDS encoding triple tyrosine motif-containing protein gives MLRYIVCILFIAFGLVVSVALPIQAQDGDYFLQNYEIPLNNLDNKNLAVVQGNNGYLYFANTKGILVYDGVFWQIIETLSTPYALAKHPSDGTIYVGCKDDYGYLERDLNGVEHYRSAIPKDFKDKLGKLKQIHFLGEEVFFYGEQSLIKVQHKSKKYLFHWLSSTRGANLLSEETINYTGFFIHEQQPYLNIRTKGLHKVAGQQLQPLMHDAERFKNTAIRSAMPFTKVRTLLAFDDLQHYVFDGLKLIPYRYQAEDYLKANLLNFNYNIDDNRFLTTTLTGGCLMLNKADGAVLKVINYQTGLPDDEVLALTLDQSGSLWVCHEKGISRIDLNLPLRLFSTYAGLDGNVTCVLPQPNGQLYVGTSQGVFFLTKVKKFDEVKGFIKKEARYLKTVETVTKVVQIQEPIADKGNNGLRLNYQHSNEGRKAAKRQIRTRESTETEERPTRTLATTQKTVAYERQEGRQAYATYSIPYVYKPFQNLYAKAKQFSAVGNQVFVGTNTGLYLLNIEGEEGKSLALLEDVNVNYLFPSTSFANTLYVCTDKGVFAATKKQGFWEVFPISKALREEIYSAAEQGNMLWLGMDGKVASLQLNEVLKPIGFGEYTLEGTYTSNSTLRVIDNKVVCFLSSGVRVFDGKKGFVPDTSWNPYYDARNNLIYDQQGYTWSQKDGQWQNLQALNKNKPAFLAYLGLFDDIENLYQDAQGNLWVVNQHQLYRLEAGANIDPKVQFALHIRQVRDKDQKTLALQNLVLNFDPKGMSFHFQLAAPYFQNERQTQYQYWLQNLENRRAKEDWSGWSEQNTLSFPMLPAGRYRLHVKAKNTFGQESPIQVFDFTIKPPFWETMWFYALQVLFFLSLLVVSFFVVKRGSRISRVLTLVTLITFFEFLVLLLEPTVDDFSGNIPVFKLVMNIILALSIAPIEHWLRERYNKGNTATPATPSADDVPSEKVAD, from the coding sequence ATGCTTCGATATATCGTCTGTATCCTCTTTATAGCCTTTGGCTTGGTTGTCTCTGTGGCACTGCCCATACAAGCCCAAGACGGGGATTACTTCTTACAAAATTACGAAATTCCACTCAATAACCTCGATAATAAAAACTTGGCCGTTGTTCAAGGAAACAATGGCTATCTTTATTTTGCTAATACCAAGGGTATTTTGGTATATGATGGTGTTTTTTGGCAGATTATCGAAACACTCAGCACCCCCTATGCCTTGGCCAAACACCCCAGCGACGGTACGATATATGTGGGCTGTAAAGATGATTATGGCTACCTAGAGCGCGACCTCAACGGTGTAGAACACTATCGCTCGGCCATCCCCAAAGATTTTAAGGACAAGCTTGGCAAGCTAAAGCAAATTCATTTTTTAGGAGAAGAGGTGTTTTTTTATGGAGAGCAAAGCCTCATTAAGGTACAACACAAGAGCAAAAAATACTTATTCCACTGGCTCAGTAGCACACGTGGAGCCAACTTGCTGTCGGAGGAGACCATCAACTATACCGGCTTTTTTATTCACGAACAACAACCCTACCTCAATATCCGCACCAAGGGACTTCACAAAGTAGCCGGCCAACAACTACAGCCCCTCATGCACGACGCAGAGCGTTTTAAAAATACGGCCATCCGCTCGGCTATGCCCTTTACCAAGGTCAGAACCTTACTCGCCTTTGATGACTTACAACACTATGTCTTTGATGGCCTCAAACTTATCCCTTATCGCTATCAAGCCGAAGACTACCTCAAGGCCAACCTGCTCAATTTTAACTACAACATCGACGACAACCGCTTCCTGACTACCACATTGACCGGGGGCTGCCTGATGCTCAACAAGGCCGATGGCGCTGTTTTGAAGGTCATCAACTATCAAACCGGCCTGCCCGACGACGAGGTATTGGCCCTAACTCTAGACCAAAGCGGCAGCCTGTGGGTGTGCCACGAAAAGGGGATTTCTCGTATAGACCTCAACCTGCCGCTGCGGCTGTTTTCTACTTATGCGGGGCTCGATGGTAATGTTACTTGTGTCTTGCCTCAGCCCAACGGGCAGCTTTATGTGGGCACTAGTCAAGGGGTGTTTTTCTTGACCAAGGTCAAGAAGTTTGACGAAGTCAAGGGCTTTATCAAAAAAGAAGCCCGATACCTCAAAACCGTCGAGACCGTAACCAAGGTGGTGCAGATTCAAGAACCTATTGCTGATAAGGGCAACAACGGGCTACGCCTCAACTATCAACACTCCAACGAAGGGCGCAAAGCAGCAAAGCGCCAAATACGCACCCGAGAATCTACCGAAACTGAAGAACGCCCCACCCGCACCCTAGCCACTACCCAGAAAACAGTGGCCTATGAGCGCCAAGAAGGTCGTCAGGCGTATGCTACCTATTCGATTCCGTATGTCTACAAGCCTTTTCAAAACCTCTATGCCAAGGCCAAACAGTTTAGCGCTGTTGGCAATCAAGTATTTGTCGGCACCAACACCGGGCTTTACTTACTCAATATCGAGGGTGAAGAAGGCAAGAGCCTCGCTCTTTTGGAAGATGTAAATGTCAACTACCTGTTCCCCTCGACTAGTTTTGCCAATACGCTCTATGTTTGTACAGACAAAGGGGTGTTTGCCGCCACCAAAAAGCAAGGATTCTGGGAGGTCTTCCCTATCTCTAAAGCATTGCGCGAAGAGATTTATTCTGCCGCTGAGCAGGGGAATATGCTATGGCTGGGGATGGATGGCAAAGTAGCCTCACTACAGCTCAACGAAGTACTCAAACCAATAGGTTTTGGAGAATATACCCTCGAAGGAACCTATACCAGCAACTCTACCTTGCGTGTGATTGACAACAAGGTGGTTTGCTTCTTGTCTTCTGGGGTACGGGTTTTTGATGGCAAAAAAGGCTTCGTACCTGATACCTCTTGGAACCCATATTATGACGCACGCAACAATCTCATCTACGACCAACAAGGCTACACCTGGAGCCAAAAAGATGGACAATGGCAAAACTTACAGGCGCTTAACAAAAACAAACCGGCGTTTTTGGCCTATTTGGGGCTTTTTGATGATATAGAAAACCTCTACCAAGACGCACAGGGCAACCTCTGGGTTGTCAACCAACATCAACTCTACCGCCTAGAAGCCGGCGCCAACATTGACCCCAAGGTACAGTTTGCGCTTCATATCCGGCAAGTACGCGACAAAGACCAAAAAACACTGGCGCTCCAAAACCTTGTGCTGAATTTTGACCCCAAGGGAATGAGCTTCCACTTCCAGCTGGCTGCGCCCTATTTCCAAAACGAACGTCAAACGCAATACCAATACTGGTTGCAAAACCTCGAAAACAGACGCGCCAAAGAAGACTGGTCTGGCTGGTCGGAACAAAACACCTTGAGCTTCCCTATGTTGCCGGCTGGCAGATACCGGCTACACGTCAAAGCCAAAAATACTTTTGGCCAAGAAAGCCCCATACAAGTCTTTGACTTTACCATCAAGCCTCCTTTTTGGGAGACGATGTGGTTCTACGCCCTTCAGGTTTTGTTTTTCCTGAGTTTGTTGGTGGTTTCTTTCTTTGTCGTCAAACGCGGCTCGCGCATTTCGCGTGTGCTTACCTTGGTAACGCTGATTACCTTCTTCGAGTTTTTGGTACTCTTGCTGGAGCCTACAGTCGACGATTTCTCGGGCAATATCCCTGTTTTCAAGCTGGTGATGAATATTATCTTGGCTCTGAGTATCGCCCCTATCGAACACTGGCTGCGTGAGCGCTACAACAAAGGAAACACCGCCACCCCCGCCACCCCTTCCGCAGATGATGTGCCCTCCGAAAAAGTAGCCGACTAG
- a CDS encoding viroplasmin family protein, giving the protein MAQQKFYVVWKGRKPGVYSSWPSCEAQIKAFNGASYKSFATRSEADAAFKAGPRYSPKAKAAKSSNPPILNSLSVDAACSGNPGLMEYQGVHTQTGEQWFHQGPFPVGTNNIGEFLAIVHGLALLQKQGLDLPIYTDSQTALAWIRNKKIKTTLDRNAQTEGLFALVDRAIDWLHHHHYRTPILKWETESWGEIPADFGRKS; this is encoded by the coding sequence ATGGCGCAACAAAAATTTTATGTCGTATGGAAAGGGCGCAAGCCCGGTGTGTATAGCTCTTGGCCTAGTTGTGAAGCGCAAATCAAAGCCTTTAATGGTGCGAGTTATAAATCTTTCGCCACCCGCAGTGAGGCCGACGCGGCCTTCAAGGCTGGACCTCGATACAGCCCCAAAGCCAAGGCTGCCAAAAGCAGCAACCCACCTATCCTCAACAGCCTCTCGGTAGATGCGGCTTGTAGTGGCAACCCCGGGCTGATGGAGTACCAAGGAGTACATACCCAGACAGGGGAGCAATGGTTTCACCAAGGCCCTTTCCCAGTAGGCACCAATAATATCGGCGAGTTTTTGGCCATCGTACACGGCCTTGCACTACTCCAAAAACAAGGACTGGACCTACCTATCTATACTGACTCGCAAACAGCGTTGGCCTGGATTCGTAACAAGAAAATCAAAACAACCTTAGACCGTAACGCCCAAACAGAAGGACTCTTTGCCTTGGTAGACCGCGCCATCGATTGGCTACACCACCACCACTACCGAACCCCCATACTCAAATGGGAAACAGAAAGCTGGGGCGAAATTCCGGCAGATTTCGGTCGAAAATCCTAA